CAGAATTTGATTTTTAGATTCGGCCATTTTGCCGATCTAAAAACTTTGTAATTCGGGTGAGATAAAGGACCAAGGGGGGCGTAATTGTATTTAGACGATTACGTTCTTGgtcagatacatttaaaattttattttgagtgtatttagtcgaataattgaaataattatttgaatctCGCGGATGACTGTCTGCGCATGCGCCATCGGAAATCCAGGAAGTCGGCATTTCAGTTTCCTTTGGTGAATTTTTCAGGATCCATAAAAGGTATATTTTTTGGATTAGtctggaattgaaataataaatttatttctatattgtttgttgttattcttttgatttttatcgaAGATGGCACAGATAGAAGATTCAAAAGGTAAGCCTTTTGCTATAGAAGTAAGTGCACAGGTGGTCCCAATTAATTTTGCGACACTTGAGCAATTAAAAACAATACCAGGCATAAATGAAAAAATTGCCAAGGCACTTTTGTCCGTTCGTGAGGCTACTGGGAATTTAACCCCAGAAACGCTGTCGGTAATTTGTCGTAAGAAATTTACGGACTTAGAGCTGGGTAAAATTGATTTTACCCGGAATAAAATGTGGGTACAGGTGGAAGGTGATGAAGAGGCTAAGACTCCTAAGGAGCCTAGTATAGCATCACGTATAAAGGCCGAAGGTATAAGGTCTGCTCATGCTAGACCTGGGGTTTCGCCAGTAAGGGCCATCCCCAGACCTATTTATATGTCAGCAATGGCTCAAAAGGAATTTCatagtaaatttcagccattGTTGAAAAGTCCGGCCGACTTTGTATCTGCAACACCGGCGGGCAGGAGTAAAACAGAGGTACCAAGGACGAAATTAAAGTTCGACCTTGGTGAAACTAACACCCCTAAAGAGGGTGATGGTAATGCGAAAGCAACTAAACCATCGCCAAAGTTAGAGGTGAGTGCTGACTATAGTAGGACAAGGAAGTCAATAAGTTCCTTGCCAAAGCATCTGACATTTGACGGTAAAGGCAGCTGGGAggcttttgatttaaagtttaccAGATATGCAGAGGCCTGCGGATGGTCAGATGTAGAAAAATTTGATGGCTTGTGCTGGGCACTTACTGGCAAAGCTATTGAATATTATGTATTAATACATGATAGAGCGGACGTGAACTCATATAATAGTTTACGTAGTAAAATGGAAGCGCGTTTTGGGGAACAGGAGCTGCCGGCAGCAGCTCAAACACAATTTCAACAAGCTTGCCAGAAAGAGGGTGAGTTGTTGGATGATTATGCAGACCGGCTTTTGACTCTTGCGGCGAAAGCATTTAAAAGTCTGCCAGATTCATTTGTGACCAATCAGGTCATAAATCGTTTCTGTCAGGGCCTATTGGATAAGGATGCTGGACAGAATGTGTTCATGCTTAATCCTCCTAGTATCCAACAGGCTAAACAGATGGTTCGAAAGTACCAACAGGGACATTCGGCCATATATGACAAATCAAAACGCGAAAGCAAGCGGCGTGAATCTGAACGGGTTTACGCTGTGAGTGAAGGATCCGGAAGTGCTAGAGAAGCACCGGATAATAGAACTGTCATGGAGGCAATTAAACAGTTGCAACAAACATTTGATAAAGTCATGGCAGTTAAGCACAACCGAGATAGGCCAAAGCCTAAAGCTAAGAAAGGGCCTTTTAGATGTTATGGGTGCGGCAAGGAGGGACATTTCCGCCGGGACTGTCCAAAGAAAAGAACCGATCAACAGGATCGGTTAAACTACAAAGGGTCGGACAAAGCAGTGGCACCCCGACCCTAGATAAATTCCCTGTTCCGGAAGAACAGAAAGACCACTGTAATAGCACTTGTAATAACCAGGTTAAGGTGGAGGTTGAATCTGATCTTGAGCATGTTATTGTATGCCAGGTAAAATCGGCCTCTCAATTTTCCATGGGAATTCAAGTGGGTGATCAACCGGTAAAAGCAATTGTGGACACTGCTGCCCAGGTCACAATTATTTCAGACAAGGTCTATAATTCCTTACGGCATAAGCCCCCTAAGGTCAAAGAGGTTAAACTTATGACTGCTGGGAGGGAGTTATGGTTAAACGGCTACATTGTTGGCCCCGTCCGGTTGAAAATAGGATCGAAATGGTATAAGGAGAATGTATATGTTGCCCCAATAGAACAACAAATGTTGTTAGGTTTTGACATTCTCTGTGAAAAAGGCCAATCGATTTTAGACATGGGTAGGGGTATAATAATCTTTGACGGCATGCACATAACTCTTGATGTTGATAGCATAAACGGTTTTCCTTCAGTGTCCAGGGTTACTGTGGCTAAACGCAGGGTTATTCCGCCTCATTCGGTGgcccatgtaaaatgtaaaatggacACAGAACTTACTGATTATGTCATTGAGCCATTAGACCAGTCTAAGGTATGGAAGCCTAGGGTGGTCAGGGAAGGGTTCACTGATCCAGTAGTTTGTGTTGTAAACCCCACTGATAAGTATAAGTTAATTTCAAAGGGATCTGAGATAGGGAGAGCTTATCCagtgtccgaaattattgaagtGGGGGAGGAGGATGAGGAGTATAAATAAATCAGATTTCTGATCTGGGTCGGCAACAGGACACTGTTCCTAGGCCGGAGAGTGATAGTGCTCTCCCGCCCCACCTTCAGCAAGTATACTCCGATTCCTGTGAACATCTGAATGAAGAGCAACAGCAGCAGTTGGCTCAGTTGCTTATTGAGTACCAAGATGTGTTTGCTCAAGATGAGTTTGATCTTGGTAATTTTACTGCAATGGAACATGTTATTGAAACGGGTAATGCTGAACCAGTTAAGCAACGCATGAGGCGCACGCCTGTGTGTTTTGCTGGTGAGGAAGAGGCCCacctcaataaaatgttaaaggcaGGGGTCATCCAAGAGTCAATATCTGACTGGGCATCCGCCCCAGTACTTATCCGGAAAAGGGACGGCACAGTCAGATGGTGCATTGACTATAgagctttaaatgaaaaatgtcagaaagatGTGTTTCCTTTGCCCTTAGTGGATGACTGTCTCGACACTCTGTCCGGGAGTGTATGGTTTTCGAAGCTTGATGCTAACTCTGCCTACTGGCAAGTTCCCATCAGGGAAGAAGACCGGAAAAAGACTGCCTTCATAACGAAATACGGTCTTTTTCGCATGTGCGAATGGGATTCGGTCTATGTGGAGCACCAGCTACATATGCCCGAATTATGAATTTAGTCCTCAGAGGCCTAACATGGAAAGCGGTGTTAGCCTTTCTGGACGATATAGTAGTGCTTGGTAAAAGTTTCAGAGACCATATGGTTAATCTGAAAGAGGCCTTGCAGAGGTTTCGCACATACAAGCTGAAACTGAAGCCTAAGAAATGTATCTTTTTTCAGAAAGATATAGAATTCTTGGGAAGGAATGTCAGTGGCAATAGCTTAGCTATGTCTAAGACTGACATTGAAGTGGTCCAGCAATGGCCGGTTCCAACATGTGCAAAGCATGTGGAACGGTTTATGGGTTTAGCGAACTACCATAGAGGCTTCGTTAAGAACTTTTCGAAGTTAGCTGAACCTCTGTATGCTGTGACAGGCCAACGTCAGTTTGTATGGCGGGAAGAGCAGGCTAGAGCTTTTGAAGCTTTAAAAGAAGCTCTGACGCAGCCGCCTGTGTTGGCCTTGCCAACCGAAACTGATAAATTCATCTGGACACGGATGCCTCTAATAATTCTATTGGAGCAGAATACTTCAGGTCCAGGATGGCAAAGAAAAGGTCATTGCATATGGTAGTTATGCTCTTACAAAAGAGCAGAGAAATTATTGTGTCACAAGAAAGGAGCTGCTTGCTGTAGTTAGATTTACCAGGCAGTTCAGACACTATTTACTTGGCAGACCGTTTATTGTACGGACTGACCACTCGAGTTTAAGGTGGTTAATGGGGTTCCGAGAGCCTCAAGGTCAACTGGCGAGATGGCTAGAGGAGCTGTCTCAGTATAATATGGTGCTGCAGCACAGGGCGGGTCGTGAGCATGGTAATGCTGACGCTTTGTCTAGAATGCCGGCTGAGGATGGGCATTGCGAAGAGTATCATGCTGGTACACGACTGGAACAGTTACCTTGTGGCGGGTGTAAATATTGTAAGAAGGCCCATGATAGTTGGGAAAACTTCTATGAAgatgtagacgacgcagtgccgttggtaaaTAAGGGTAACCCAGACAATACCTCTGTGGATGGCCATCACGGAGCATCTGGAAGCCTGGGACCAACAAAGGCATGGGAACGACTGTCTACGGTATCAAGACGGAACCACCACTAAGACTGAAGGTGAGAGTGGCAAGCCAGCCCTTGCAATAGAAGTCTCAGATGCAGAATGCATATCTGAGAGTAGCCTACCAGATGAAGTAATTTTATCTGGCACGGATGTAGACCACTCTGGGGGAGTAAGCCCTATTGTGGTAGATATGTTCAGGGATGCTGTAGAACTCATTCCCTGGGAGGTGTCTGAGCACAGCCCAGGAACTGAAGTTACAAGCATTAATATGGTAACCACGAGGAAGGGTGCCAAAAATCAGACTGAGGCAGGTAAGGGTCTCGGTAATAAAGTCGATTCTGGACAATCAGGTTCAGTGTCTACTGCAGGGCAACCAAGTGCACAGTATAAGGTCCGATCCCCCGGAAAGGACAAAGGACTTGCCGTACCTACGGGTGCGACAGGTAACTCCGACTCTATACATAGTCAGGGGTCTAGCCTTCAGAGTTCGACCCCGGTACCAGATCAAGGAACTCTGAGGGATAAATCAAGGCTGTGTAGTTGGGGGTTCTCAGTAGCAGATTTGAGAGATGCTCAGAAACAGGATGTGGAATTGctgttttgttttgaattggTTACGAGAGAGAATAGATCCGGATCCGTCCGATCTGTTTCGTGCCAGTCCAGGAGCTAAGTCAAATTGgttaaacaaagaacaatttcttctgttagatGGTGTTTTATACCAGAATGACTCAGAACAAGATGACATTCGTCTTGTTATACCAGAAAGCCTGAAAGAGGAAGCTATAGCACTCAACCATAGACTTCCATCTTCGGGCATCAGGGTGTGAAACGCACTAAGGAGAGGTTAAGGAGAAATTTGTCTGGTTTGGGTTAGGCAGGGACGTTCGACAGTACGTGTCGCAATGTGAAACCTGTAATCAGAATAAGAAAGCCGATCGGCAAGGAAAGTGCCGATTGACTGAGTACCAGGCAGGTTCGCCCATGGAAAGAGTACATATTGATTTCCTAGGTCCCTTACCTAAAACTCCTAGGGGTAATGAGTATGTGCTTATGATGGTGGACCAGTTCACCAAATGGGTGGAATGTATACCACTCCCTAACCAGTCCGCAGAAATTACTGCACGGGCAGCTGTGGACGGTTTCTTTACTAGGTTTGGAGTGCCCTTTGAGATATTTTCTGATCAGGGCAGAAACTTTGAATCGAAACTGTTTACGGAGGTCTGTAAAGTTCATGAAATACACAAAGCAAGGACTACTCCGTATAGACCTTCTGCAAACGGTCAGGTAGAAAGGTATAATCGCACTCTGATGGATGCGGTTAGGTGTTTCATTGGCAAATCACAAAACCAGTGGGATTTGCACCTTCAGCAAATAGCTGGGGCGTTGAGATCATCTGTGAACCGTATGACCGGGTTTACGGCCAATAAGTTAATGTTAGGTCGGGAGGTCAATGCGCCTGCTCACC
This is a stretch of genomic DNA from Mercenaria mercenaria strain notata chromosome 4, MADL_Memer_1, whole genome shotgun sequence. It encodes these proteins:
- the LOC128556716 gene encoding uncharacterized protein LOC128556716 produces the protein MNLVLRGLTWKAVLAFLDDIVVLGKSFRDHMVNLKEALQRFRTYKLKLKPKKCIFFQKDIEFLGRNVSGNSLAMSKTDIEVVQQWPVPTCAKHVERFMGLANYHRGFVKNFSKLAEPLYAVTGQRQFVWREEQARAFEALKEALTQPPVLALPTETDKFIWTRMPLIILLEQNTSGPGWQRKGHCIW